The following is a genomic window from Corynebacterium incognita.
CCTACAACGTAGGCTAGGAGACCTCTTTAGGGACTCGAATGCGCAGCAGCGCCCATCGGTGTCGATCAGTTCTGGTCGCTTCCGATGGGCGTTGCGCATTTCAGGTGAGCAGCGCCGTGGAATTTTTGGGATCACCACCGTCCTCGGTATGATGGTCACCATTCGTGTCGGCTTGTGCGCGCAGCGTTGAAGTGCACCAACAGCTGCGCCCTTGGGGCGTTAGCTCCCACGTGCGCCGGCAGGTCTAGTACGTACTAACCTTTAAAAGCTCGAAAGCGAGGAAACCTACTATGGGTTCTGTTATCAAGAAGCGCCGCAAGCGCATGTCCAAGAAGAAGCACCGCAAGATGCTGCGCCGCACCCGCGTGCAGCGTCGTAAGCTCGGCAAGTAAGCCTCTTCGCCCTCCACCCCACCCGCTGGCCCCAGGTCAGCCGGTGGGGTGTTGTGTTTGGCGGCGCCACCGCATCCAGGCCCGTGCGGACAACGCTGTGGTGACGAGCGTCGGTAGCCCATAGGTCCGCACAGCCTTGCGCACACTGCGATAGTCGCGCACCAGCCAGCCGCGCTGCGTCGCTAGCTTCTTCAATCGGCGGTCGGGGTTGATGGCCACCGCGGTACCCACCATGGAGAGCATGGGGACGTCGTTCGCGGAGTCCGAGTACGCGGTGCACCTCTTAAGGTCCAGCTTCTCGACGGCCGCGAGCGCCGCCACCGCGTGCTTCTTGCCCGGGCCGTGCAGGATGTCGCCCACTAGGCGCCCGGTAAACCGGCCGTCTTCCACCTCCGCCACCGTACCGAGAGCCCCGGTGAAGCCGAAGCGCTTGGCCAACAGCTGCGCGATTTGTACCGGCGTGGCGGAGACCAGCCAGACCTGGTGTCCGGCGTCGAGGTGCATCTGCGCCAGCTCGCGTGTGCCGGGGTAGGCGCGGTGCTGCATCTGGGTGGCGACGATCTCCTCGCAGATGTCCACTAGTTCGTCCACGCGGCGGCCCTTGATGAACTCGAGCGCCTGCACGCGCCCCGCGGCCACGTCGGCAGCGTTCTCCGAGCCCGACAGCCGGTATTTCAGTTGCTTCCACGCGATGGGGAGGATCTCCCGCACGCGGAAGAAGCGGCGCTTGAATAGACCCATCGCGAACAACACGATGGACGAGCCCTGGATCAGCGTGTTGTCCACGTCGAAGAACGCGGCCGCGCCCACATCTTGGGGTACGTGCGGCTCCGGAGCGGTGATGCGGAAGCCGCCCGCGTTGTTGATGGCGCCGGAGACGGAGTCCACGCCGGAGCTGAAATCTTTGAGCTCCAGGCCGAACACCTCGGCCACGGCGGCCTCCGCGGCGGCCTCGCCGGCGGCGCGTTGGGCCTGCTCGTCCAGCGGGGGCAGCGCCGCCTTCTCGATGAAGTTGCGCAGGTTGCCCCGGGTCGTCGCCCAGTAGGCGAGGAACTCGTGCGGGGAGTCGGGCATGCCGTCAGGTAGAGTCGCCACGGTTGAAGCGTGCAGCCTTCCTGGAATCGCTAGGGGTCGGGGTAACGTGTTCAATAGTAAACGTGTCACAGACAGGAGGCAGGACAGCGTGTCTGAACAATCGGCACAGGCGGCACCCGTGGTGGAGCTGATGGTGCGCACCACGTGCGGATCGTGCGAGCGAGTGCGGGAGCAGATCCGGCCGGTGGTCGCGGCGGCGGGCGCCGAGTTTCAGGTGCGTAACGTGGACGAGGACGCGGAGCTGGCCATGGAATACGGGGACCGGGTTCCTGTTGTGGTGATCGACGGCGAAGAGTTCGCGTGCTGGGAAGTGGATAACGACGAGCTGGCTGCGGAGCTAGCCGTTTCGTAAATTGTCTGTGGACGGGCTATCCTTTTGGTTGATTTGCCATCGTTCGATCGGTGGAGCCACGCGTCCCAAATCGGAGGAAGTGTTTAATTCGTGAGTGTGCTTGTCGTAGGGATGTCCCACAGGTCGGCGCCGGTGGCGCTACTTGAGCGGCTGAGCATGGATGAAACCGTGCAGAACACGACGTGCTTCAAGCTCGTGGACACGCCCTCGCTCTCCGAGGCCATGATTGTATCCACCTGCAATCGCCTCGAAGTCTACTCCGTGACTAATTCCTTCCACTCCGGCGTGCGCGACGTTGTGGACGTACTGAGCGACGTGTCCGGCGTGGATAAAGACGAGCTGCGCGGCTACCTTTATGTCCGTTACGCAGATGCCGGCGCCGAGCACATGATGGTCGTGGCCTCCGGCCTGGATTCCATGGTCGTCGGTGAGCAACAGATCATCGGTCAAGTGCGCAGCTCCTACGACAAGGCCAGCCAGCAGGGGACCGTGGGCCCGCGCCTGCACGCCCTGGCGCAGGCGGCGCTGCACACCGGCAAGCGCGTCCATTCCGAGACCTCCATCGACGAGGCTGGCGGCTCCATGGTCACCTTCGCCATGGGCAAGGCCCTAGAACACATGGGGACCGACAGCCTGCAGGGCAAGACGGCCCTCGTGCTGGGCGCCGGCGCCATGGCGTCGCTCGCCGCCACGCACGCGGGCAAGCTGGGCGTGGACAAGCTCATCATCGCCAACCGCACCTTCGAGCGCGCCGAGCGCGTGGTGGAGCACTCCCTGGAGGCCGGGGTTCCTGCCGAGGCCGTCCCGTTCGAGGACCGCGCCGCGAAGCTCGCCGAGGTGGACATCGCTATCTCCGCCACCGGCGCAGACAACTTCACCATCACCGCTGCCGATCTTCCCGCCAGCACGGCGCAGCGCCCCCTCACACTGGTGGATCTCTCCCTCCCGCGCGACATCGACGACGCCACCGCCGAGCGCGAGGGCGTCCACCTCGTCAACATTGAGCGCCTGCACAAGTCGTTGGAAGACCAGGAGGGCTCCGGCCATGCTGAGGCCCGCGCCATCGTCAACGAGGAGGTGCAGCGCTTCGCCTCTGAACAGCGTGTGCGCGATATCGTCCCCGCGGTTTCCGCGCTGCACAAGCGCGCCAACGATCTCGTCGACTGCGAGATGGGCCGCCTGCAGCACAAGGCGCCCGAGCTTTCCGGCGCCGAGGTCAAGGAGGTGCGCCACGCCCTCAAACGGGTCGTCGACAAGCTCCTCCACGAGCCAACGGTGCGCGCGAAGAAGCTCGCCGCGGATTCGCGTACGGTAAGCCATGAGACCGCCCTACAGGAGCTCTTTGGCCTGCAGCTGGAGGGCACTTCAGTCTCAGTAGATGTTGAGCAGCTGCCCGAAGAAACAGACATGATCGCGATGAGCGCCACCGGAAAGGACTCCGAATAACAGTGACTGCCCCGAACGAGACATTGAAACTTGGCACCCGCGGATCCGTCCTCGCGCGCACGCAGACCGGGCACGTGAAGTCGTGGCTGGAGGAGCAGGGCTATCCCGCCGAGTTGGAAATCGTGACCACCGCCGGTGACGTGAACATGGCGCCCGTGGAGCGCATCGGCGTTGGCGTGTTCACCCAGGCGCTGCGCGAGGCGCTGCAGGCCGGTCAGTGCCGGGTGGCGGTGCACTCGTTCAAGGACCTACCCACTGCGGCTGACGAGCGCTTCGAGCTCATCGTGCCGCAGCGCCAGGACTCCCGCGAGGCGCTGGTGGCCCGCGACGGCCTCACCCTGGCCGAGCTGCCCGAGGGCGCGCGCGTGGGTACCTCCGCGCCGCGCCGCATCTCGCAGCTCAAGGCCATGCGCCCCGATCTGGACATCCGTCCGCTGCGCGGCAACATTGATACCCGCATGGGCAAGGTGACCTCTGGCGAGCTCGACGCCGTCGTGTTGGCGTACGCCGGCCTGGTGCGCGCGGGAGAGGGCTACGCGGCGCGCGCCACGCAGGTCTTTGACCCGGAGGAGTTCATGCCGGCTCCCGCCCAGGGCGCGCTGGCTATCGAGGCTAATGTCGCGGACGCCGACGCCGTGGCGGCCATCCGTTCCATCCGCGACGAGGTCGCCCAATCCGCGGCCGGCGCCGAGCGCCGCGTGCTGTCTCGCCTGGAGGCTGGTTGCACCGCCCCGGTGGCCGCCACCTCGGTGGTGGACGGCGATGAGCTGACGGTGCGCGGCGGCGTGTTCGCCCTCGACGGCTCCCGCCAGATCGTCAAGGAATCCACGGGCCCGCTTTCCGCTGCCCTCGCTATCGGCGACGCCGTGGCCGAGGCCCTGTTCGCCGCCGGCGCCACCGAGCTTCTGGGATAGGCAACGGGATTTTTTGTTTCCCTGACATTCTAATTTAAGGTGTAACTACCACACGAGATTTTTCTGACAATAATGTGGTCCCCCTTTAGGGGTCCACCGCCTTAGACTCTCCACATTAGAAAAGAACCTTATGAGCAAAGCTGTGCCCGCACCTTCGACGCCGACTTCCGGGGAGGCCCCCGATTCGCAGCCGAAGGACATGCAGGGGAAAGTCGTCTTTGTCGGCGCCGGCCCGGGAAACCCTGACCTGTTGACGGTCCGGGCCCGGGAAGTTTTAGCTCACACCGCGATCTCTATTACGGATTCCGAGGTCCTGATGGGGGTGCGCGATATCGTCGGTTCCGCGCTCCCGGTCCCGCAGGAGAAGCTCGAGGCCGCCGAGGCCGAATACGCCGAGATGTGCGCCCGCGCCAAGGAGCAGGGCGCCCGCCGCAAGCCGCCGCGCCCGGCGGCCCCCACCGCGGGCGACGTGCGCGCCGCCACCGAGGAACCCGTGGCACAGGTCTTGGCCGCCCTCGCGGAGGCCGAAGGCGAAGACGTCATCCGCCTCGTGGCCGGTAACCCGCTCAACCGCGAGTCCATTAAGGCGGAGATTTCCGCGGTGGCCGCCTCGGGCGTGGAATTCCAGGTCGTGCCGGGCATGTCCCTGCCGTCCACCGTCCCTTCCTTCGCGGGCCTGGCGTTGGGGTCTACCTACACCGAGGCGGACATCACCTCCGGCGAGGTCAACTGGGATCAGCTCGCCGTGGCCACCCAGCCCATCGTGCTGCAGGCCACCGCGGAGCACTTGGCGGTCATCGCGGAAGAGCTCGGCAGCCGCGGCATGCCTGCGGAGACCCCCGCGTACGTCACGGTGCACGGCACCACGCGCCTGCAGCGCACCCACGAGGCCACCCTGGGTACCCTGAGCAAGCTCGACGCGGAGCTCCCCGGCCACTTGGTGGTCACCCTGGGCCGCAGTATCGACGATCGCTCCAAGTACTCCTGGTGGGAAAACCGGCCGCTGTACGGCTGGCGCGTGCTCGTGCCGCGCACCAAGGAACAGGCCGCGGCGATGTCCGCGCACCTGGCCGGCTACGGTGCCATCCCGCAGTCTGTGCCCACCATCTCGGTGGAGCCGCCGCGCAACCCGGCGCAGATGGACCGTGCCATCAAGGGCATCGTGGAGGGGCGCTACAAATGGGTCGTGTTCACCTCCACCAACGCGGTGCGGGCGGTGTGGGACAAGATCGCCGAGCTGGGCCTGGACGCCCGCGACTTCGCTGGCGTGCACTTGGCCGCCGTGGGCACCAAGACCGCCGACGCCATCCGGGAAAAGGGCATGATCCCGGAACTTTTGCCGGACGTGCGCAAGCAGAACGCCGCCGGCTTGGTGGAGGTCTTCCCCAACTATGTTGAGGACATCGACGCCGTCTCCCGCGTCCTGTTGCCGCGTGCCGACATCGCCACCGATGTCCTCGTGGACGGCCTGGAGGAGCTGGGCTGGGAGGTCGACGACGTCGTCGCTTATCGCACCGTGCGTGCCGCCCCGCCGTCAGCGGAGGTGCGCGACAT
Proteins encoded in this region:
- a CDS encoding 30S ribosomal protein bS22, which translates into the protein MGSVIKKRRKRMSKKKHRKMLRRTRVQRRKLGK
- a CDS encoding HAD-IB family hydrolase, with translation MPDSPHEFLAYWATTRGNLRNFIEKAALPPLDEQAQRAAGEAAAEAAVAEVFGLELKDFSSGVDSVSGAINNAGGFRITAPEPHVPQDVGAAAFFDVDNTLIQGSSIVLFAMGLFKRRFFRVREILPIAWKQLKYRLSGSENAADVAAGRVQALEFIKGRRVDELVDICEEIVATQMQHRAYPGTRELAQMHLDAGHQVWLVSATPVQIAQLLAKRFGFTGALGTVAEVEDGRFTGRLVGDILHGPGKKHAVAALAAVEKLDLKRCTAYSDSANDVPMLSMVGTAVAINPDRRLKKLATQRGWLVRDYRSVRKAVRTYGLPTLVTTALSARAWMRWRRQTQHPTG
- a CDS encoding glutaredoxin family protein codes for the protein MVRTTCGSCERVREQIRPVVAAAGAEFQVRNVDEDAELAMEYGDRVPVVVIDGEEFACWEVDNDELAAELAVS
- a CDS encoding glutamyl-tRNA reductase, with amino-acid sequence MSVLVVGMSHRSAPVALLERLSMDETVQNTTCFKLVDTPSLSEAMIVSTCNRLEVYSVTNSFHSGVRDVVDVLSDVSGVDKDELRGYLYVRYADAGAEHMMVVASGLDSMVVGEQQIIGQVRSSYDKASQQGTVGPRLHALAQAALHTGKRVHSETSIDEAGGSMVTFAMGKALEHMGTDSLQGKTALVLGAGAMASLAATHAGKLGVDKLIIANRTFERAERVVEHSLEAGVPAEAVPFEDRAAKLAEVDIAISATGADNFTITAADLPASTAQRPLTLVDLSLPRDIDDATAEREGVHLVNIERLHKSLEDQEGSGHAEARAIVNEEVQRFASEQRVRDIVPAVSALHKRANDLVDCEMGRLQHKAPELSGAEVKEVRHALKRVVDKLLHEPTVRAKKLAADSRTVSHETALQELFGLQLEGTSVSVDVEQLPEETDMIAMSATGKDSE
- the hemC gene encoding hydroxymethylbilane synthase, which gives rise to MTAPNETLKLGTRGSVLARTQTGHVKSWLEEQGYPAELEIVTTAGDVNMAPVERIGVGVFTQALREALQAGQCRVAVHSFKDLPTAADERFELIVPQRQDSREALVARDGLTLAELPEGARVGTSAPRRISQLKAMRPDLDIRPLRGNIDTRMGKVTSGELDAVVLAYAGLVRAGEGYAARATQVFDPEEFMPAPAQGALAIEANVADADAVAAIRSIRDEVAQSAAGAERRVLSRLEAGCTAPVAATSVVDGDELTVRGGVFALDGSRQIVKESTGPLSAALAIGDAVAEALFAAGATELLG
- a CDS encoding uroporphyrinogen-III synthase; protein product: MSKAVPAPSTPTSGEAPDSQPKDMQGKVVFVGAGPGNPDLLTVRAREVLAHTAISITDSEVLMGVRDIVGSALPVPQEKLEAAEAEYAEMCARAKEQGARRKPPRPAAPTAGDVRAATEEPVAQVLAALAEAEGEDVIRLVAGNPLNRESIKAEISAVAASGVEFQVVPGMSLPSTVPSFAGLALGSTYTEADITSGEVNWDQLAVATQPIVLQATAEHLAVIAEELGSRGMPAETPAYVTVHGTTRLQRTHEATLGTLSKLDAELPGHLVVTLGRSIDDRSKYSWWENRPLYGWRVLVPRTKEQAAAMSAHLAGYGAIPQSVPTISVEPPRNPAQMDRAIKGIVEGRYKWVVFTSTNAVRAVWDKIAELGLDARDFAGVHLAAVGTKTADAIREKGMIPELLPDVRKQNAAGLVEVFPNYVEDIDAVSRVLLPRADIATDVLVDGLEELGWEVDDVVAYRTVRAAPPSAEVRDMIKTGGFDAVAFTSASTVRNLVGIAGKPHQRTIIACIGPMAKAAAEEMGLRVDVVPEQADVPSLIDALAAHVAALRAAGNLPAPRKKRRSRKKTA